A region of the Drosophila subpulchrella strain 33 F10 #4 breed RU33 chromosome 3L, RU_Dsub_v1.1 Primary Assembly, whole genome shotgun sequence genome:
CAAGACTTCGCACCCAAGTAATTCAAGAGCCTTTATAGAAGCAGGCAAATCCCCTTTACCATCACATTGAATTTTGAAGTAATTCAAGGCCAACCTGCGAAGTTTTGTTAATGTTGTGCAGAAATCAAACAGGCAAATGAGTATTTCAGAGCTGCCACTGGTCAAATGCAAACTTGTCAAATGAACCAGTCTTTGTATTTGGGTAACTAtattagaaaaatataaatagaaGAGAAAAGTTGTGCTTTAGTTTATTTCAGGATAccaagaaaaaaattataatataatctTTATTCATAACAGGTTCTATATTCTAATatgattaattaaaaattgatttcaaaaattattaatgCTGTTGTTGAATATCTAATATCTACaatgattattatttatttgtaaattGGTATGACTTTCGCAGAACTAAAGTTAGTTGCatatgaaaattaaatatatggTATACTCTCTGTGGCTTAAACTTTTGATAACTTACGTCCTTTTGCAGAAAACATGTATAGCGACAGCTCCTTTATATTTGGAAGATCTACCAGTAATTGAAGCACTTCGCCCAGATCGGGAACGCACAAGTAGAGCGAAAGGAGCCCTGTGCGTTGGAAGAGTAGCTCCTTGGCCGGTCCGCAACCAGAATCAGCTGATGATGACACCTCCATGTATCGCAAGTTGTCGCAATACTTTCGAATCAAATCCACTCGGGGATCTCCTGCCTTCAAGTCATTACAAATGAGATCACAGACGCCCGGTCCGCACATCTCCAATACTACGGCCCACGCTTCATAGGGCAAGTCCCCGACACATATGCGGTGAAATTGTCCGCCGATGTAGAGGATAAAAGCATCTCGCAGGACTTTGTGCACCTGTGCCAACTGCAGTTTTGCATGGAGAGTAAGCTCTCCGTATATTAAGCCTATAACCTTTGCAGGCAAATCAAGAATACTTTTCTGGACGCTCATTTTGCAAAAACTAAGCACGCTAAACGAAAACTAACGATTTATAGAACTTCAAGGCCTATCGATTACAGTAGTGTGGGAAAATAGGAACATACATATTATCGAAAATCCATGCATTAGGCCCTGTCCACACTAGGGATAGTTTGTCTTAACATATACATTCGCAACTGGGGATGCAAAAATGTAAGTCTTTGCTTGTTTTCCGATAATAGATAGGTCTTTTGTTCCCTAATAATAggatattttaataattttgagCTATCGCCGGCGATTAATCACTAGACAAAAATGAAGAGATAATAGCTCTTCACCGTTTCTAAAATTTTCCAGTCATTTCCGCCATCCAATTTTTACTGACATTTCGTTATTTTGCCATTGTTTTTCAATGCAAACCTTAATTCTTCTTCTTGAAAATTGTAATTCTTCTGACTACAAAACTGTTAATAAACCAATGTcgggaaaaaattaaaaattattgaaatgcTTTGGTTTTGGCTTATgtgaaattataaattataattctTGTTAACGTAAACAAAATTGAAAGTATGTGTGATATGTGTGGGCCAGGTTAGAAGTATATACTCctaaaatataacaaaagcaacacccttttattttattacactttcgcaatttttaaatttttttaggcAGAGGCTTCCCAAAACGAGAGTTAATGCACTCCCATAGTCAGCAAATTATCTGAAAACATGGTGAAGAATTTACTTTAAAAGTTCAGATTGGAGTTAAACTAAAGTCCTATgctattttataaaataagatCAAGAAAAATTAATATCACAATAGTTTTGTCGAGTTGAAATCTTTCTCCGTTGATCAACTGCTCTTCACGTCAGCTGTTATCGGATAGCGGATGGTGGATGTACTCCGTCGgtgattctttttttttaatcccATTTGTGTCACATGGATGGACTCTGTGGGGAGGGATTATAAGCTGCGCGAAACAACTGAAGATGAAACATAAAATGTTGTTCTTAACGCAAAAAGATATTTACATACGTCTATGATTCATAAAGAaaccatttaaataaagatacGTACGCGAGGAGTGTGTTATATTTGCTTTCAAGGGTccaaaattattatatatgttGAAACTCTACAAATGTAACATCAGCTGTAATGTAATGGTCAGCTGTTTAAGTCGTTCTACATTCTTTTATCCCTCACAACGGCATTTGACAATATGTTGCTGGTTGAAAGGCATTACAAATTAATGAgttgtattttcttttacaATCAAATTTTTAATAGCTTTTCATATTAAGGACAGACCAGTCTGTTAACTTTGTAAACGTACGGaaccaataaaaatataatcaactcattttaaaataaatactaacGAGGAATCTTTAATTATTACCAAATTCAAGTGCAAGCAGGCAAAAAATCGTGCATAAATTAACAATCATATGAATAAAAAGTCATTATATAATGTGCGGTAACTTGGAAGCACATGTACTTCCTGAGCGACTAAACGGAGCTTACATCCCAAGTTGGACCTCCAACTATCCTTGTTTTTCGTATTTAATCAAAGGAGTCCTGGCTGCAGGTTTGCGTAAAAAGGttgttaaaattattatgaAATGCCTGTTGGCATGCAGGAAACCAACTTCTCTCTGAGTTCCAGCCATTTGCCGACCGTGTTTGGTCCTGGACAAATGACCACTTATCAACGTGTAATGAAATATGGTGCATCTGCTGCCATAAAAGACAGCCCAGCCCCAGTTGGCGCCTTTGTCCTTGGACGGTCAGCCTTTTGTCCTGCCATGGCATGTCGTATGAATTATGTTGATGGCCCCCAGACACCCCACCCCCTCTGGCATGGGGGTTTCATTTATTACATTTTGGCTTTTTGACAGATTGCTAAGCGTAGTAAGCGCTTCCGCACTAATTTCCGTGTCCTGCAACTATTCGTTTTCTGGACGGGTTTATgcagtaaaaaaaataatgtataagGACGACTGGCAAAACATTCTCAGATAtacaaaaatcttaaaaatattgtaGAGGTCAAAATAAAATGTGAAATACCAACAAATTGATAGTTATTATAAACCTCAACAATGCCTCGCAcaagtaaaaattttttttttagtgtaactGGTAAGTACTAAAAGCAAATTACTCATCACATCAACGGTCAGCAAGGGTCTCCTGTTTTGGTGGCTTTTTATTATGTATGCCATGTACAGGGATTTTAATAAATCGTTTGCTACCATCTACGACTATCTATTCGTCTCTCGTTGGACATCCTTTCAGCTTGAATTTCCTGACTCTCTGGGTTTTTATTAGTTTGTCAATAAAGTGCCAAAGACGTTGATTATGATCGCCATATATTGCCTCTCTTATGAGTTATCCAGCTGATGGCCTGCAGGCCAGGAAAATTTACGAGATGTGCTCAAACCATTTTCCAGATATGAGATTATTTATTTCCTTCCGTTTGCCATACTTCTTAGCCGTTTCCTCTGAGTCCTTGGGATACTTGCCCTTGTGCTTTCTGCTTTCCTATTTCTGCACTGAAAAAGGTTTATCAGTTTTTAGATACAAGCTAAGTTGGAGCTAAGTAAATGCCTTATGGCCTAAGGCATACTAAGTAAACAGACCCTTTTAGAAAGCAAATCAAATTCTGTCGTTTTAAAATGAAGCAGGGAAATCTATAGAGTAAGAGCTAGTAAATGTCTCATATTGTTTAATTGaagaaaacttgtttcatTGCTGTTTATAGTAGAGACCTTTATTAAAAGGGTATATATACAATATGTATCTGGATACACGGCAAGTCGGCAGTTAAACATATTATtgataaaatatgaaatatcgATTTATTTGCATTCTCTCTAGCTCAAACCCCAACCAgttgaaaaatatatgtgGTAAAATTCCCATGTATCCAGCAGATTAAGCAGGTATGGGAATTACATCGCAGACAAACGAGACAAGTTTCTTACATTTGTGTGCATGTTCCATGAGCCActtatctacatccatacctGAAGGTCCTTCGAAGAAAGGGAAGGATATGTCCTCTGCGTGCACTttgtaatacatttttaatgcaCTTTTGCTGGCCGTGAGTTTCACACAACCAACAGGGTTAAGCTATTCGAAGTCTGAGGAGAGTTTGTCCTTTAATGAAATTAACTTTTTCTTCCTTCCACTTTTGCTGAGAAGTGAAATAAGCAGATGCGTTACACTCTCAATgggttttatttataattaaattacttTTAAGTGACTTTCAAGTGGCGAATAGTTAAGCAGCATACAATCTAATTAAAACATATGAAAACATTATGCTAGGGTAAGGAAAATTCTTTGGGATTGGGTTGTGCTTAAGGAGGGGACGAATAATAATACAGATTTAATGCTGTGAAAAAGCTTCTAAACGAAACAAAGTCCTGAAAAACAGCACGATTTTAATAACGTTTAAATGTTATTTGGCTTTACCAAATTTTAATAAACGGATGGTTTGCGGTAAAATTTTTGGGAGGTATAATACCTCCCCATAAACATTGTCATGTATAAAACAATGTCCTGCTTCCTTTTGTTTAATGCTGGTGGCAGGTGTCGAACCGAAAAGTAATTACCATAAACTATGAAAATGGAATGGGCCTTTTGATTAGTTTTGTTTAAATTGTAATTGGAAACTTGTAAGATTTCCATTGACCGATTAGCAGTGGCTATTCAATATTCATTCAGGCGAGTCGAACACGCGCCAAAATTCaatggaaataacaatttcagATTAAATATGCCGCTTTGATTGACACTTGCATGTGGCCGTGATTGAAGGCGGAAACGGATGTCATGACCGCTGAGCCTGAGACTTTCGGGTGGCCAGGTTAACATAATTGAGCAGCCTGGTGCCGCGTTTCGTTATAATCGTCATCGTCTGCTTAAACCGTTAATAACACATCATTTTTGTGTCATGACCAACGTGGCCTAGTATCCTGTTACCAAGTCGCGTGGCGCGGCTGCAGGAGCAGCAATTATGGCCATTTAATCCGCAACCACAAGAGGCATAGAAACTACAAATTGGTTTAGGATTTCGTCGGGTTATTTGCCGCTTAAGTGGCCAGCTTTTGCCATTTAAATCGAAAAAAGTATTCTCGCACGCACACTTCACCCCCGAAAATTATTAGAGGTTGTTTTCTCTTCAGGGGAGGAAGAAAACCCAGCACGCAACGTTTTAGTGATCTCAGTTCCCATAACTGCCTGAAAGTATGcctataaaaattattttacatttgaTCGGTGTAAAATTCATGTAGAAATCTACGAGGGACTATCTTGAAGAATTCTTCATTCCTTTCAAATTTCAAAACAtgagtatttatttaaaaaggaAATGATTATTGCCAAATGGTTACAAGCCCCATaagaataaattttttatcaccGAGTTTTCCTTTTTTGAGGGTTCTTGGTAATATCCACCTTTTACAAACTAGATTGacttttttcgtttttcaaatatttttgtatttttattttcatttgttttgtaAATCTTACATAATATTTATGCGCTTTTATTTCATTTACACATACACATAGATgtatcatatatatatatataatttttgttgtCTTATGAACATATTCATGAGATCAGTAATgatatttatgtatattaaaatattacaacaTAATATAAAATGTACAAGTAAACAAAGTGTTTTCTGCTTTCGAACATAAAACTAAAACAGAAATGTTTTCTTAAATTGAATTGACAAAATTGCAGAATCAAACTTATCATTGAAGTtacgatatatgtataaatgtATAATATGCGAAATACACGTGTTCATTGACAATTATGTGTCACTGTTTTGGCACCAAACAAAATTCTATACAAAAAATGGCATTTGATTCTATGATTCCAACTGCGCTATATACAAGGTCGTGTAAAgatacttaaatttaaaaacggATTAAGTCGCATTGggtcaaaaatataaatttctgTGTTTCAttctgatttttttttccatttgcttcgtttttctttaactttttgtTCGAGTATTTATGGCAAACCAAAAATCTAATCGATTTCTGGGCGCGAGGCCACAAAACTTTACCGAGATCATTGTGAAAACTAATTAGCCATGAACCGAAGAAGCAGCCAGGATAATTCCGTGGCTAACATCCCGGTTCAATTGATgcaaaaaatttacaaaaataatttttcattgGGTATGGATGTAGTTTTTCGGTTTTGTGGTTGTTCAAATTAACATTGATACATGTGTACGAGAAAATGTTCTATTGCGTTGCTGGGATTTGTCTGGATTGGGAGTTGGGATTTGATTGGGGCTGTCACTTAGGCTACACAAATAATATTGCtctatatacaaatataaactCGTGTCCGAAGACAGCGCAATAAACTCACTTAACCGACTTAAACATTCTAAAAGTAGAACTAAAACGCTTGGCGAACCTAATCCTAgacttttcattaatttttgtttctgtttctgtgtTTCACTTTCTGCTTTCTATAACATTTCTCATTGTAAAAAACGGTTGATGTATTTGTATTGTATAAATCCATGAGATCAATGCGATTTTTGGGAattgttttttctttctttttgaTTGATTTTCTCTTATTATTTTCGCTATGTTTGCTTTCATGTCACGGTATTCGATTAGCATTGAAACGCCCTGGAAATTCTAAGCAAATAGTGAAAATTGCctataaaatatgttttcctCCCCATTTCTTTTTTAACTTTGGCTAGCTGTGGAGATCAACTTTCATTAATTTCCATTGTGAGAGATCATTTATGTGCATTCCAAAAAAGACTGTGTAAGAACGGGAAAACCATCTCTCTCCTGGCCAAGTTTCAAACGTTTTGCCATCAACTTCCTGGGCGTGGATCTTAAAACTACTATATTGTGAGACCAATTTGAATATGATGATGAACAAACAATgacaaaaaattacaaataaacataaatcataagaaatttaactaaaataaCATGACATAAACCGTAGACACAAAACATCACAAAAATGGCGTAAAAACtatatacaaaattaatttaatgatttttcattcattttttttgttgcgtTTTTCTCTGcttatgtttttttgtttttgttttaacaATTAAAGCTAGGTGTGTGATTTTCTTGTGgacttacatttaaaaaattctactagttaaacatatttaaaatatactttttgttttgcttgcAATTCGGAATTACAAATGCGAAGACATTGAAATTGCAGTTTACTTTGTTCTACAAtagaaataattttgtatGTTGCTTACGAAAATGCAAGTGTGGAATTGATTAAATGCGAATCAACGATTATCAAAAGTATCTCAAAAAGTGGCAGTTTTCTTTTGCGTATCTCCtgttttttttgtacttttctttttttgtaatttgtaAATATCTCTCAAAAGTGTGTACAAAAATATGCATATGCAAAAAAATAAGTGTGATTTGAGTCTCTTGCCAGTCTAAGAGTTTTCATTACTTTGAGCAGTATTAATTGTTCACTTTGAGGAAAGTTCTGTTTCGTTTCGATTTAGAAATACAAATGCAGTTACCATAGACAGATAGAATATATTGTTCTTGTGTCCCGTCAACCTTCTTAATCTTATGTTGGCTGTGTGTGTATATAACAATCCGTTTACGAATTAATGACTTTCTGCTTGCGGCCTTGCAGTTCAATAAATTCGTTGAACTTATTTACGGTTTAGCTATAGCTATATCTATGTATAGATCGGCATATATCTTAAGTGCTAGCTGATTTAACTATAGATCATTCGATTACACGTCTCCCGCGGTTTCATCGCGCCGCAAAGAAGCCACAGCCCATGGCCAAAACGAAAACGGTCACAACAGTTGGCCAGGTGAAGCTCTGTGGTTTCTGGAAGGAGAAAAGAAAAgtgggatatatttattagtcACTCATTTCTCAGGTTTAGAGTAATACAAATGCAATTTATAACAAGCTGCTTAAAAACAACATTAATTCAATATTTGTAGCAATAGAAGTACCTCTCATCAGCCTCAACGCAAAAGAAATGGACTCATTTTAACCAATAGCTCCCCTGTGTGGCATAAAATATCTAAAACCACACACGTGACCGAAACCACCCCTCTGAAAACCAGCTAACCCCTCCCCTCAATCAGTTTGAACCGTAAATCAAGCGAAACTATTGACTCTCCAGCGGATGAACTTCGTGTGGCCTGACCCAAATGGGCGGTCAACTTTTGTCCGGTCACTGGTGTAATTATTTTTCTATATAACGCACTTGACTCGCCCCCCTCCCCATCCCAAACCCGCATCAATGGTTATATAATTTACACCATTTATTTGTCCAATAGTCCACGCTTCAATGGTTGCAGTGTGGCGCGTGTGAGTGATGAGGTGGTGGAACTACAACCACCAAAACATCCAACTGACCCCACATTTATTATGCAAATTCGCTTTTCTGCTATTTTTGTCCGAATTTTGGGATATATTTCGGTGGGACTTTGTGGCTTTGTCGCTGCGGTTAATGGTATGAAAGGCCATCGAACATGTGGCCatattttgatttgatttttggTGAGAGGAGAAATTATAACGAAGTAAAcagaacgaaaaaaaaatgatgtataggtatattttaaatctattataaATGCGATATAAAAATCGTTATTCTATTTAAACTAAGAACAAACTCTGATTAATTTTACCCCTTTATAAGACTTTTCCCAACGTATTTACATCTGCATAAGTACGAGAATGTACGTACACTTTAGATTACGGAATTTCTCACGCTCTCATTTAGCAGCTGACAGAGTCTCGGATAAGGTCAGATCCCAGGGAGCTGAGTGGGCCGCCGTACAGCTTCCCGAACAGCCCGCAGCCTCCCCAAGGATGAGCCCCCACAAAGCGATGGGCGATAAGAGCAGCCAGTCCCAACATGAATTACAATAAAAACAAGTCAAAGTGAATtggaataataaaatgtaGGACCGAATTGGAATGGAAAATGGTATCAGGTCTGAGTCGATGTGTGTGTCATGCGATTGCGATTGAATTTCTTCAAGTTTGCATTTCTTTCAATTGCGCAagaaactaaaactaaaaaagcGCGACGCGTAAAAAAGTAAGCTCAATGAGGGCCGTCACAAAGGCCCGACTTAAGGGGGATACATATATGGTATAGCGAGACGAGACGGGACGGGACAAGTGACATGAGCGACTCTTTCTTCTCCGCACTGcgcaattaatttttatcaCACATTTAGCATgtgcaaaaagtgttatacatGCCCAGGCCGCACTCTACTAAATACAGATACATTTGCGAGTGTATCTGCGACTCCTTTCGCCTTTGGCAATTTGTCATTCCTCGGCGCGTATTTTTAGCACTTTTCCTCTAGTTGAGCCtttgaaaaatgtttgccacgtGCCACGGCTTTCGAGGCAAGAACTGGTAAAGCAGATGTGTAAAGCCCCGAGTTAATGAACTCCCTAACTTATCTCCTCTTGTTATTCTAATTGCTGGATAGTCGGGGGCAGCGAAAGTACTGCCAGTGAGTATGGTATAGAAGGGGCCTGTCAGTTTCAAATCCTCTCTAAATATACCAACTATGCAGATTCGATACGATTTCAAATTTTGAAAGTGTTAAAAAGGCataaataatcattatttCTGAGCTATACTTCTGATCAATAcatataaaacttaaaaataatgaCTATTTTTGATATCTTGGTACATGGCTTATAATGATTACGATCCcggaaaaatatataataacttcacagagaaaattataacgtactcatctgagttgaaaatgttcttaaaaatagatcgACATTTTAgaagttaaaaatgtttaattttgctcgaatcaaattgaatttacttatcaaaaatttgttaaataaactcaattaatCTCAATTAAATGAGAATTTCACCATTTCGTcctaatattgagaacattaataCCCAAATGTACTTCTGctgtttttaagaacgaatgttctcaaatcaagaacaatgtactttAATATTTCTCTCTGTTATGTTAAAATATAATAGGCTTAGTTAATATTTCCTTACCTTCTTCTCGGCCTTCGCCTTTTGTCGCTCCCGCTCCACCTGTCGCTGCTGACTGATGTGGCCATTGGTTCCACCACTCTCCGCATGGGaggatgcactatggtcacgGGGCTGGCTGTTGTTTTGGCAGACTGGGTTATTATCGCCGCCGCAGTGGCTATTGGAGCTCTTCTTCTTTCGGGGCGGAATGCGTCCATTGAACTCCTGCAGACGCTCCCGTCCGGCCGTAAAGTTGTCGTAGCGATCGAACTCGTCCCAACTGGTCTCATGATCGCTCTGGTACTCGCGCTCATCCTCGCCCGTCGAGGTCAATCGCTTGCTGTGGGAAGAGACGCAAAATGGGCACTATGAGTATCGCTGCACATATAGACGAATGACTTGGGAACTTGGGAACGTCATGAGCAATTATCAGTCGGTTCGGTTTGGTTTGGCACTGTATGCCACACTGTGTGTGCGCATAATCCAGCGACAACTTGGCGatttcattaattaaaaacttaGCGTTGAGTCATGGGAATTGGACTAGGGGTCGGGCGGAACGTAAGGTGCCCAGATTGCGTTAAATAATCTTGCTATTACGCATGGTGCTTAATTTTGAATCATTTGCAGGGCTTCTGTGTAGCTGTTTCTCTCAAGAAAGTGTCTAATCATCTCTAGTGTTTGTAATGAATACCTCCTATAATGATAGGCTAATAAGGTAAATATATTACCCAAAATTCATTGAGGCATGTATTTCGTGACTTGTGTATAAACCTTATTCTCATAACtattttttaaactggttcttaATATTTTCGATTTATGACTTAGGATAGATAAGGTATTGGAATGATATTACTAAATAGGTACCTGGTTAGGGGAGCGGAATAAACTATGACCTAAGTTCCTAACGGATTTCAATGTGAACCTGAcccttttaatttttattcacacttttttatgatattttcTGTTTGCCTTACATCAGCCTTCCTATGCTTCGGAATTGGTGTATcttttacccatatatcattATAACACcaagatatttaaaatacattcTAAGGTACCTTAAAAGGAAACCTCTCCTGGTCATCCTAAACATATTACGGTTCGGAACTTTTCCCCCACATTTTTGGGAGCTGATCGATCCGAAGCGGTATCTGAGTACCACCCAGGCACTGTATCTTTTGGCACCCTGCATCGCCGGCTACTCACCGTCTGGCCGCATCCGACTGGCTGCGCTGCAGGCGCATCTTGGGCGCCACTGGCGCCGACAGGGGCGTCGACGTCGACGAGAGGGGGCTGTGGATGTGGCCGTGCCAGCCGAAGGCCGCCGACGAGGTGGAGGTGCCCGCACTGGCCGT
Encoded here:
- the LOC119554588 gene encoding uncharacterized protein LOC119554588, whose amino-acid sequence is MSVQKSILDLPAKVIGLIYGELTLHAKLQLAQVHKVLRDAFILYIGGQFHRICVGDLPYEAWAVVLEMCGPGVCDLICNDLKAGDPRVDLIRKYCDNLRYMEVSSSADSGCGPAKELLFQRTGLLSLYLCVPDLGEVLQLLVDLPNIKELSLYMFSAKGLTQIQRLVHLTSLHLTSGSSEILICLFDFCTTLTKLRRLALNYFKIQCDGKGDLPASIKALELLGCEVLTELPYFPRLQSLSIIKTSWSKGNFCKFVSVHSNTLRLLKFCAKRQLQVDEFLKILSSARKLIRLNVVVRKDDIITADFVANFIKIIKDNGVATSSRPLNMRITKCQFNEIYQLFDESPGSEIIRLGWLDFPDIIRD